The proteins below are encoded in one region of [Limnothrix rosea] IAM M-220:
- a CDS encoding AAA family ATPase — translation MKLKVYREDSLHSFVALGFVYLHEKKAACAAEIFKTLRSIAHGEEMYQLAYNISLCQQANIAEDIEQVKLQSFQIKTCFRPITWQAISGFERVIQDTQSFLHSIAKQTRSLALNRAIGELTKIIQTQDQLPTAERGLIVDIAQTWKAAIEPLALEIGSAEITQPVENPYVIGDPVIGQNFAGRDDIMRQLEELWITNKTRQSIVLYGHRRMGKTSILRNATSHIGSTGKVIYINLQRLGEVEEGVGEVLIALSDEIAIATDIEPPSDDDLLKLPKRNFERYLKKVLAEMEGDRLIIALDEFEILEDLIEKGQISKEFLGYLRGLVQMSPKLAFAFAGLHTLEEMTADYFQPFFASVIPIRVSFLNREATFQLLVSPTEDFPLDYEPAALQRIYDLTFGQPYLVQLIGFQLVRRYNDYVFEQGRQRDNLLTTEDVEAIITEDFFRKGRYYFDGVWRQASQDTAGQQQIIKTLAVYTDGLSTAELLELLPLDADILKPALKMLAKHDVIHDISSDDEEPRWQITVELLRIWLENYAPAISE, via the coding sequence TTGAAACTGAAAGTTTACCGTGAGGATTCTCTGCATAGTTTTGTGGCATTGGGATTTGTTTATCTCCATGAGAAAAAAGCGGCTTGTGCAGCTGAAATATTTAAAACTCTCCGTTCGATTGCCCATGGTGAGGAAATGTATCAACTTGCTTATAATATTTCGCTCTGTCAACAAGCGAATATAGCTGAAGATATTGAACAAGTAAAATTACAGTCTTTCCAAATAAAAACTTGTTTTCGACCGATCACTTGGCAAGCAATTTCAGGCTTTGAACGAGTCATTCAAGATACTCAATCTTTCCTCCACAGCATTGCCAAGCAAACCCGCTCCCTTGCTCTAAACCGTGCAATCGGTGAACTCACCAAAATCATTCAAACCCAAGATCAACTCCCCACAGCAGAACGAGGCTTAATCGTTGACATTGCCCAAACATGGAAAGCTGCCATCGAACCCCTCGCCCTAGAAATCGGTAGCGCAGAAATCACCCAACCCGTCGAAAATCCCTATGTCATTGGCGATCCCGTGATTGGTCAGAACTTTGCCGGACGTGATGACATTATGCGTCAACTCGAAGAACTGTGGATTACCAATAAAACTCGCCAATCCATTGTTTTGTACGGACACCGCCGCATGGGTAAAACCTCCATCCTCCGTAACGCCACCAGCCATATCGGTTCCACAGGGAAAGTCATCTACATCAACCTGCAACGCCTCGGCGAAGTTGAGGAAGGAGTGGGCGAAGTGCTCATTGCCCTCAGCGATGAAATTGCGATCGCCACAGATATCGAACCTCCCAGCGATGACGATTTACTCAAACTCCCTAAACGCAACTTTGAAAGATACCTAAAAAAAGTGCTGGCAGAAATGGAGGGTGATCGCCTGATTATTGCCCTTGATGAATTTGAAATCCTCGAAGACCTCATTGAGAAAGGCCAAATCTCCAAAGAATTTCTGGGATACTTGCGTGGACTGGTGCAGATGAGTCCAAAACTTGCCTTTGCCTTTGCCGGACTGCATACCCTAGAGGAAATGACCGCTGATTATTTCCAGCCTTTCTTCGCCAGCGTCATCCCGATTCGTGTGAGTTTCCTGAATCGTGAGGCAACCTTCCAACTGCTTGTTAGCCCCACCGAAGACTTTCCCCTCGACTATGAACCCGCCGCCCTCCAACGCATTTATGACCTCACCTTTGGGCAACCCTATCTTGTGCAGCTCATTGGTTTCCAGCTTGTGCGCCGCTATAACGATTATGTCTTTGAGCAAGGTAGACAGCGCGATAACCTCCTAACCACCGAAGATGTTGAAGCCATTATCACCGAGGACTTTTTCCGGAAAGGACGCTACTACTTTGATGGTGTTTGGCGACAAGCTTCTCAAGATACTGCCGGACAACAACAGATTATTAAAACCCTTGCTGTTTACACCGATGGCTTAAGCACCGCCGAACTTTTAGAGTTGCTTCCTTTAGATGCAGACATCCTCAAACCTGCCCTAAAAATGCTGGCGAAACATGATGTCATCCACGACATTTCTAGTGATGACGAAGAACCCCGCTGGCAAATCACAGTTGAGCTGTTGCGTATCTGGCTCGAAAACTATGCCCCAGCGATTAGTGAATGA
- a CDS encoding Uma2 family endonuclease translates to MATVAVTSQQYSLSEFLALPETKPASEYINGNVYQKPMPQGKHSTLQGRLVTEINRIGQPEKLAYAFPELRCTFSERSLVPDIAVFEWANIPVDNNGEIQNRFTVAPDWVIEILSPEQSPPRVIEKILFSIQQGSKLGWLIAPDDYSVTVFHSDKLAEFKEQDATLPTLSILENWQLTATELFSWLRLI, encoded by the coding sequence ATGGCAACAGTCGCCGTAACATCCCAGCAGTATTCCTTATCTGAGTTTTTGGCATTGCCTGAAACAAAACCCGCTAGCGAATATATCAACGGGAATGTTTATCAAAAGCCGATGCCCCAAGGAAAACACAGCACATTACAAGGTCGTCTCGTCACCGAGATTAATCGCATAGGACAACCCGAAAAATTAGCCTATGCATTCCCTGAACTTCGTTGCACCTTTAGCGAAAGATCTCTTGTGCCAGATATCGCTGTATTCGAGTGGGCAAATATTCCTGTAGACAACAATGGCGAAATCCAAAATCGCTTCACTGTTGCCCCCGATTGGGTTATTGAAATTTTGTCTCCAGAACAAAGTCCACCGCGCGTCATCGAGAAAATCCTTTTTTCCATACAACAAGGTTCAAAACTAGGCTGGTTAATCGCCCCTGATGACTATTCCGTGACAGTGTTTCATTCTGACAAACTTGCTGAGTTCAAAGAACAAGACGCTACATTGCCCACACTATCTATCCTCGAGAATTGGCAACTGACAGCGACAGAACTATTTAGTTGGCTACGCCTAATCTGA
- a CDS encoding Uma2 family endonuclease gives MVATSAKRYSFEEYCQYDDGTNTRYELEHGQLIAMTPPKGLHFLIAQRLERLFTAQLQQREESWVCLKEAGLRTTERKSRMPDLMVIEEKYFMELLDEALIFEKSPLVAVEIVSPESATRDYRYKRSEYAAIAVPEYWIVDPQEEKVTVLIFNEGLYDETVFSGIEKIISPQFPGLDISPQELFELP, from the coding sequence ATGGTTGCAACTTCAGCAAAACGCTACAGCTTTGAAGAATATTGCCAATACGACGATGGCACAAATACCCGCTACGAACTCGAACATGGACAACTAATTGCAATGACACCACCGAAAGGGCTGCATTTTTTGATTGCGCAACGTTTAGAACGTCTTTTTACGGCACAACTCCAGCAGCGCGAGGAATCTTGGGTCTGCTTGAAGGAAGCTGGTTTAAGAACAACAGAACGAAAATCCCGGATGCCAGATTTGATGGTAATTGAGGAAAAATACTTTATGGAGTTGTTAGATGAAGCTTTAATTTTCGAAAAGTCACCTCTCGTTGCTGTTGAAATTGTTAGTCCAGAATCGGCCACACGGGATTACCGTTACAAGCGGTCGGAATATGCGGCGATCGCCGTCCCAGAATATTGGATTGTTGACCCACAAGAAGAGAAAGTAACAGTCTTGATTTTTAATGAAGGTCTTTACGATGAAACTGTTTTTAGCGGGATAGAAAAAATCATCTCACCTCAATTTCCGGGATTGGATATTTCGCCTCAAGAATTATTTGAGCTTCCTTAA